A window of the Alnus glutinosa chromosome 4, dhAlnGlut1.1, whole genome shotgun sequence genome harbors these coding sequences:
- the LOC133867157 gene encoding probable leucine-rich repeat receptor-like protein kinase At1g68400 translates to MNLALNIILEMVCVVSLIQLPSITIFIQAEQYYPEERGGLLQLRDSVTSNANLHHNWTGPPCFNSKSQWFGIVCSNWHVVHLLLEGIELTGSLPPTFLQNITFLTKLSFKNNSINGLLPNLTKLMHLEYVFLSLNRFSGSIPLDYIKLPELKQLELQENYVDGQIPPFDQPSLTAFNVSYNHLGGPIPQNGVLQRFPTSSFDHNMDLCGSPSETLCPASVIPTLDKKKNSLKVWSIALIVTAAVLVLLLVMLLFFCYYKRVLGKEKTTRKQAGDGSMEWGEKEMPHGERTEDPDRTAELQFFCKGVPSFDMDDLLRAAAELLGQGKLGATYKATMETGPVIAVKRLKITNELSKKEFVQQMQLLGKLRHENLVEILSSYYSREEKLVIYEFVPNGNLFDLLHENRGVGRIPLNWSTRLAIIKGTAKGLCFLHRSFPSHKVPHANLKSSNILIHHSSQSYHPKLTDFGILPLLPSRKSSERLAISKSPEFSQGKKLTHKTDVYCFGLVLLEIITGRVPGDSISWEDERKIDDLSEWVRTVVNTDWSTDIFDGEIVAAAEGHDDMLELTEIALECTDMVPEKRPNMSEVLRRIEAIEQGNKEK, encoded by the exons ATGAATTTGGCTCTAAACATAATTCTAGAGATGGTTTGCGTAGTTTCATTGATTCAGTTGCCCAGCATCACCATATTCATTCAGGCTGAGCAGTACTATCCGGAAGAAAGAGGTGGTTTGCTGCAACTGAGGGATTCTGTCACTTCCAATGCAAATTTGCATCATAATTGGACCGGACCACCTTGTTTCAACAGTAAGAGCCAATGGTTTGGCATCGTTTGCTCCAACTGGCATGTAGTCCACCTTCTACTTGAAGGAATTGAGCTCACAGGTTCCCTCCCGCCTACATTCCTACAAAACATAACTTTCTTGACCAAACTCAGCTTTAAGAATAATTCAATCAATGGCCTCCTTCCAAATCTCACAAAGCTCATGCACTTGGAGTATGTGTTCCTGTCACTTAACCGCTTCTCTGGGTCAATTCCTTTGGATTACATTAAGTTGCCTGAACTAAAACAGCTCGAGCTGCAAGAGAATTATGTAGATGGGCAGATTCCTCCTTTTGATCAACCATCACTGACGGCTTTCAATGTGTCTTATAATCATCTTGGAGGCCCGATTCCTCAAAATGGTGTGCTGCAAAGATTCCCTACAAGCTCCTTTGATCATAACATGGATCTCTGTGGAAGTCCTTCGGAAACATTATGTCCTGCTTCTGTCATTCCAACGCTggacaagaagaagaacagtCTCAAAGTATGGAGTATTGCTTTGATTGTGACGGCAGCAGTCCTGGTTCTTTTACTTGTCATGCTGCTTTTCTTCTGTTATTACAAAAGGGTgcttggaaaagaaaaaacaacaaggaaGCAAGCAG GTGATGGTTCTATGGAGTGGGGGGAAAAGGAAATGCCGCATGGAGAGAGAACAGAGGATCCTGATAGGACAGCAGAGTTGCAATTCTTCTGCAAGGGAGTACCAAGCTTTGACATGGATGATTTACTAAGGGCAGCGGCGGAATTGTTAGGGCAGGGGAAACTAGGGGCTACATATAAAGCAACAATGGAAACGGGTCCTGTGATTGCAGTGAAGAGACTCAAAATCACGAATGAGTTGAGCAAGAAGGAATTTGTCCAGCAAATGCAGTTGCTAGGAAAATTGAGGCATGAAAATCTTGTGGAGATTCTCTCTTCCTACTATTCAAGGGAGGAGAAGTTGGTTATATACGAGTTTGTCCCAAATGGCAACTTGTTCGACCTTTTACATG AAAATAGAGGAGTTGGAAGAATACCTTTGAACTGGTCTACAAGACTGGCAATCATAAAAGGCACAGCAAAGGGTCTTTGTTTCCTTCATCGGTCATTTCCTTCTCACAAGGTTCCCCATGCCAAccttaaatcatcaaatattCTTATACATCACAGCAGCCAAAGTTACCATCCTAAGCTAAcagattttggcattttaccCCTCCTGCCTTCTAGGAAATCCTCCGAAAGGCTGGCCATCAGCAAGTCACCAGAGTTTTCTCAAGGAAAGAAGCTGACACACAAAACTGATGTCTATTGCTTTGGACTAGTTTTACTAGAGATCATAACCGGCAGGGTGCCTGGTGATAGTATTTCATGGGAAGATGAGAGGAAAATTGATGATCTTTCGGAATGGGTCCGAACGGTAGTGAACACCGATTGGTCAACGGACATATTTGATGGAGAGATAGTGGCAGCAGCAGAAGGGCATGATGACATGTTGGAGCTCACAGAGATTGCTCTCGAGTGTACAGATATGGTACCAGAGAAGCGTCCAAATATGAGTGAAGTGTTGAGAAGGATAGAAGCAATCGAGcaaggaaacaaagaaaaatga